The Colius striatus isolate bColStr4 unplaced genomic scaffold, bColStr4.1.hap1 scaffold_110, whole genome shotgun sequence genome window below encodes:
- the RPP21 gene encoding ribonuclease P protein subunit p21 isoform X1, with product MAAPVRDREALQRLSFLFQAAHWVLPHSPSLARFYCSTQRGAARRLVLRLAPSVKGAVCRRCCSLLLPGAGGRQRLRGGGQPRTVLSCGRCGRWKRRLNRDTPRPL from the exons ATGGCGGCGCCCGTGCGGGACCGGGAGgcgctgcagaggctcagcttcctcttccag gccgCGCACTGGgtgctgccccacagcccctccctCGCCCGCTTCTACTGCAGCACCCAGCGAGGGGCCGCCCGGCGCCTCGTCCTGCGCCT agccccctcGGTGAAGGGCGCCGTGTGCCGCCGCTGCTGCTCGCTGCTGCTGCCGGGCGCTGGGGGGCGCCAGCGCCTCAG GGGGGGGGGGCAGCCCCGCACCGTGCTGAGCTGCGGCCGCTGCGGCCGCTGGAAGCGGCGGCTGAACCGCGACACGCCCCGCCCCCTCTGA
- the RPP21 gene encoding ribonuclease P protein subunit p21 isoform X2 — protein sequence MAAPVRDREALQRLSFLFQAAHWVLPHSPSLARFYCSTQRGAARRLVLRLAPSVKGAVCRRCCSLLLPGAGGRQRLRGGGSPAPC from the exons ATGGCGGCGCCCGTGCGGGACCGGGAGgcgctgcagaggctcagcttcctcttccag gccgCGCACTGGgtgctgccccacagcccctccctCGCCCGCTTCTACTGCAGCACCCAGCGAGGGGCCGCCCGGCGCCTCGTCCTGCGCCT agccccctcGGTGAAGGGCGCCGTGTGCCGCCGCTGCTGCTCGCTGCTGCTGCCGGGCGCTGGGGGGCGCCAGCGCCT CAGGGGGGGGGGCAGCCCCGCACCGTGCTGA